A window of Synergistaceae bacterium contains these coding sequences:
- a CDS encoding sugar-binding protein yields MRKSLFAVMLALVLSLPGLGVWAEAAGVDVGIVLPTKDEPRWLQDQARFESVIADTDYNVEVLFSQGSSATERTNVETLIARGIKVLIICAHDAAAASLTVETAKEAGITVIAYDRLITETKAVDYYVTFDSVAVGEAMGRYLADNASGKNHSLYLYAGAATDNNAFLFFEGAWNILQPKITDGTFVIRNSSEAATLQGEAKLTRDQQARIIGQITTDWDFNVAKSKAESNLTAVAADQKGLCFVLAPNDGTARSIADVFAADADVNGYFVTGQDAELASVQYVIDSKQSMTVFKDTRTLAQDAMEMAIAVIKGEKPSTDTTYNNTTVDVPAKQTPVVVVTKDNVKSVLIDSGYYAVSQFTGIN; encoded by the coding sequence ATGAGAAAATCGCTGTTTGCGGTAATGCTCGCGCTTGTTCTTTCTCTACCTGGCCTTGGAGTTTGGGCGGAGGCGGCAGGTGTGGACGTCGGAATCGTCCTCCCTACCAAGGACGAACCGCGGTGGCTTCAAGACCAGGCCCGTTTCGAATCGGTCATAGCGGATACGGATTACAATGTGGAGGTTTTGTTCAGTCAGGGATCGTCCGCCACTGAACGCACAAACGTGGAAACATTGATAGCCAGGGGCATCAAGGTCCTCATCATTTGCGCTCACGACGCGGCGGCGGCCAGCCTGACGGTTGAGACGGCAAAAGAGGCCGGCATTACGGTCATCGCGTATGACCGTCTGATCACTGAAACGAAGGCAGTGGACTACTACGTGACGTTCGATTCTGTGGCGGTGGGAGAAGCGATGGGTCGGTATCTCGCGGACAACGCCTCTGGAAAAAACCACTCCCTGTATCTGTACGCGGGCGCCGCGACGGATAACAACGCGTTCCTGTTCTTCGAGGGCGCCTGGAACATTCTACAGCCGAAGATCACCGACGGGACGTTCGTCATTCGCAACTCCTCCGAGGCCGCCACGCTTCAAGGGGAGGCGAAACTGACCCGTGATCAGCAAGCCCGCATCATCGGTCAGATTACGACCGATTGGGATTTTAACGTGGCAAAGTCCAAGGCCGAATCCAACCTGACCGCCGTCGCCGCGGATCAGAAGGGGCTCTGCTTTGTGCTCGCGCCAAATGACGGGACCGCTCGTTCCATTGCGGATGTGTTCGCGGCTGACGCCGACGTGAACGGCTATTTTGTGACGGGGCAGGACGCAGAACTCGCCTCCGTGCAGTATGTTATTGACAGCAAGCAGTCCATGACCGTTTTCAAGGACACTCGGACGCTGGCGCAGGACGCGATGGAGATGGCCATTGCCGTCATCAAAGGAGAGAAGCCCTCCACCGACACGACGTACAACAACACGACGGTGGATGTGCCGGCGAAACAGACCCCGGTAGTCGTGGTGACGAAGGACAATGTAAAGTCTGTTCTCATCGACTCTGGTTATTACGCGGTTTCTCAGTTTACAGGAATCAATTGA
- a CDS encoding carboxylesterase family protein, which yields MKRTTVAFLSLFCLAFGILAVTYTMAQAADGPKPSLLNPPIAQVKSGQLRGYMNGDIYVFAGVPYAKAERFEMPKSVDAWEDVKNAQSYGTIAPIQRMTRVGDDEFVWPHRYWAQSEECQNLNIWTKKLDPDAKKPVLVFFHGGGYTNGSAIESWAYDGTNLSDYGDVVVVTVNHRLNVLGYLDLTAYGDQYKYSPHVGWADLEMSLKWIQENITTFGGDPGNVTIFGQSGGGGKVITLMHMPSSKGLFHKAISQSSGSGFNFGKTTKAMSTRIAALTFQNLNIKEGDVDALKKVPYDTLITAADAAIAKVREEDPQNVAYINWNPIPDNDYVLNDYCDWAKDMPFMNGSVFSEQIPTFRIGDGRKNEWSADETKANLKARFGDNAEAVAAEFAKLFPNKRVGDAYFYSTNGRNNIRKTSDIKHAAGGSGLIYEYLFAYEFPVNGGTTAFHCSELIYVFHNVSIPIISIATGGTEESYKLQDVIATAWLNFAKTGNPSQEGLEWKPYTAEGKETMIFDATSELRSFDDSKLFELMPLQ from the coding sequence ATGAAAAGAACGACAGTAGCGTTTTTGAGTTTGTTTTGCCTCGCGTTCGGTATTCTTGCCGTAACGTACACAATGGCGCAGGCTGCCGACGGCCCTAAGCCAAGCCTCTTGAATCCCCCCATCGCTCAGGTGAAGAGCGGACAACTCCGCGGCTATATGAACGGCGACATTTACGTTTTTGCGGGAGTTCCCTACGCGAAAGCCGAGCGTTTCGAGATGCCGAAGTCGGTCGATGCATGGGAAGACGTCAAAAACGCCCAGAGCTACGGTACCATCGCCCCAATCCAGCGCATGACCAGGGTAGGCGACGATGAGTTCGTATGGCCGCATCGTTACTGGGCTCAAAGTGAGGAATGCCAGAACCTGAACATCTGGACCAAGAAGCTGGACCCCGATGCAAAGAAGCCGGTTTTGGTCTTTTTCCACGGCGGCGGTTATACAAACGGTTCCGCAATAGAGTCCTGGGCCTATGACGGAACGAACCTGAGCGATTACGGAGATGTCGTGGTCGTGACGGTGAACCACAGACTCAACGTCCTCGGTTATCTTGATCTCACCGCTTACGGTGATCAGTATAAATATTCCCCGCATGTGGGCTGGGCCGACCTCGAGATGTCCCTCAAATGGATCCAGGAGAATATCACGACGTTCGGCGGCGACCCCGGCAACGTGACCATATTCGGTCAGTCGGGTGGTGGTGGCAAGGTCATCACCCTTATGCACATGCCCTCCTCGAAAGGTCTCTTCCATAAAGCCATTTCTCAGAGCTCTGGGTCGGGGTTCAACTTCGGGAAAACCACGAAGGCTATGTCCACCAGGATAGCCGCCCTCACCTTCCAGAATTTGAACATTAAGGAAGGCGACGTGGACGCACTGAAGAAGGTCCCGTACGATACGCTGATCACGGCGGCAGACGCGGCGATCGCGAAAGTGCGGGAGGAAGACCCGCAGAACGTCGCGTATATCAACTGGAACCCGATCCCCGACAACGACTACGTTCTCAACGACTACTGCGACTGGGCGAAGGACATGCCCTTCATGAACGGAAGCGTGTTCAGCGAGCAGATACCGACGTTTAGAATTGGCGACGGGCGGAAAAACGAATGGAGCGCTGACGAGACGAAGGCAAATCTGAAAGCGCGTTTCGGCGACAACGCGGAAGCGGTAGCGGCCGAGTTCGCGAAGCTCTTTCCGAACAAGAGAGTGGGCGACGCCTATTTCTACTCCACTAACGGGCGCAACAACATACGCAAAACCTCCGATATAAAGCATGCCGCTGGCGGTAGTGGACTAATCTACGAGTATCTTTTCGCCTACGAGTTTCCGGTCAACGGAGGAACGACGGCTTTCCACTGCAGTGAACTCATATACGTCTTCCATAACGTGAGCATACCGATCATCTCGATAGCGACGGGCGGCACCGAAGAGTCCTACAAACTGCAGGATGTTATAGCCACGGCATGGCTCAACTTCGCGAAGACCGGTAACCCGAGCCAGGAAGGACTAGAGTGGAAGCCCTACACCGCCGAGGGCAAAGAAACCATGATATTCGACGCCACGAGCGAGCTGCGTTCTTTCGACGACAGCAAACTCTTCGAGCTGATGCCCCTGCAATAG
- the nhaC gene encoding Na+/H+ antiporter NhaC: MTKARTKKTPSLLLALMPVVLTVFILILSITTFGLDVQVPLIIGTCITAFIAIVFLGYTWQELEDGAIESVKSVMQAILLLIVIGATIGTWIAGGVVPALVYYGLKIITPGLFLVASMVICSVVSIAAGGSWATVGTIGVALIGIAHGLNIPGEMAGGAIISGAYFGDKMSPLSDTTNLAAAVAGSTLLDHIKHMFYTTVFAYGIALVVFGIMGARFADQPLDSAQINGILDALSSKYVISPWLLLVPVLVIVIVGMKVPAIPGLFAGTILGLLCAIGVQHSGWSVALNSIMYGVVSETGHEMVDGLLTNGGFMNMMWVISLIICALTFGGILETAGMMNVIAMSLLKLAHKTGSLIMVTVVSAIFSNVLLGDHCIAIAIPGRMYRGEYKKRGLAPRNLSRALEDGGTVTSPLIPWNTCGATMSKFLGVPTLSYAPYCLFNILCPIFSVIFGYTGFTIMKLEDDPSAEEYTSKK, translated from the coding sequence ATGACGAAGGCACGAACAAAAAAAACTCCGAGTCTTTTGCTGGCTCTTATGCCGGTAGTGCTTACCGTGTTTATACTGATCCTCTCGATCACGACATTCGGTTTGGATGTTCAAGTTCCGCTGATCATCGGTACGTGTATCACGGCTTTTATCGCTATTGTCTTTCTCGGCTATACTTGGCAAGAACTGGAAGACGGCGCCATTGAATCCGTAAAGAGCGTCATGCAAGCAATCTTACTGTTGATCGTGATCGGCGCTACAATCGGCACTTGGATCGCTGGCGGTGTTGTCCCTGCCCTCGTTTATTATGGATTGAAAATTATCACGCCTGGCTTGTTCCTGGTCGCTTCTATGGTCATTTGCAGCGTGGTTTCCATCGCTGCGGGAGGATCTTGGGCTACAGTAGGAACAATAGGCGTTGCGCTTATCGGTATTGCACATGGCTTAAATATCCCAGGAGAAATGGCTGGCGGCGCGATCATTTCGGGGGCTTATTTCGGGGATAAAATGTCGCCGTTGTCCGATACGACAAATTTGGCTGCCGCAGTCGCCGGTTCCACACTTTTAGATCATATCAAACACATGTTTTACACCACAGTTTTTGCGTATGGCATCGCCCTAGTCGTTTTTGGAATTATGGGTGCGCGTTTTGCTGATCAACCCCTCGATTCAGCGCAGATCAACGGTATTTTGGATGCTCTTTCCAGCAAATATGTCATTTCCCCTTGGCTATTGCTGGTTCCTGTGTTGGTTATCGTTATTGTGGGCATGAAGGTCCCCGCCATCCCTGGATTATTCGCCGGAACCATTTTGGGTTTGCTTTGCGCTATAGGCGTGCAGCATTCTGGTTGGAGCGTCGCGTTGAACTCCATCATGTACGGTGTTGTTTCCGAAACTGGACATGAAATGGTAGACGGTCTTTTGACCAACGGTGGATTCATGAATATGATGTGGGTTATTTCACTGATTATCTGTGCGCTGACCTTTGGCGGCATACTGGAAACGGCAGGTATGATGAACGTTATCGCCATGAGTTTGCTTAAACTGGCCCACAAAACCGGTTCCTTGATCATGGTGACGGTGGTTTCCGCAATATTCTCCAATGTTTTATTGGGGGACCATTGCATTGCCATAGCCATACCTGGCCGTATGTATAGAGGCGAGTATAAAAAACGCGGTTTGGCGCCGCGCAATTTATCCCGTGCGTTGGAAGACGGCGGCACGGTCACTTCGCCATTGATTCCCTGGAATACCTGCGGTGCTACCATGTCCAAATTTTTAGGGGTGCCGACCCTGAGTTATGCGCCATACTGCCTATTCAATATCCTCTGCCCCATTTTTTCCGTCATTTTCGGATATACTGGATTTACGATTATGAAACTGGAAGATGACCCTTCTGCTGAGGAATACACGAGTAAAAAATGA
- a CDS encoding ABC transporter permease subunit — MHQTSASFWLRVLALSVGALLSTMFAFIFFSATEALWVGRGLSLFGAVWSPQRGKFGIAAMIHASFLLSLSALCLGWLLSLGCCCVLRGLGPRWLSAVLNVALRFMTAVPTVVYGFTAVFLLVPLIRDALGGSGFCWLAAGVMLAFQGIPTMTVVMDGAMRTIEAETSLTAAALGMNPIQNLNRVVIPASRSWLLSAAILGFGRALGDALLPTMLAGNAVQFASTPLDSMRSLTAHISLVLSSNIGGGENLSLLLAGGLLLAGSAAVSLLALFSKQETHGR; from the coding sequence ATGCACCAAACGTCAGCTTCTTTCTGGTTGCGCGTGTTAGCGCTCTCTGTGGGGGCTTTGCTTTCGACCATGTTTGCGTTTATCTTTTTTTCCGCAACGGAAGCTCTCTGGGTCGGACGGGGGCTTTCTCTATTTGGGGCCGTATGGAGCCCTCAGAGGGGCAAATTCGGAATTGCGGCCATGATTCATGCCTCATTTCTCCTTTCCCTGTCCGCCCTTTGCCTCGGCTGGCTGCTTTCCCTGGGCTGTTGCTGTGTGCTCAGAGGGTTGGGGCCCCGGTGGCTTTCTGCAGTGCTCAATGTCGCTCTGCGCTTTATGACAGCCGTTCCGACCGTGGTATATGGTTTTACCGCCGTATTTCTTCTCGTGCCCCTGATTCGTGACGCATTAGGAGGTTCGGGTTTCTGTTGGTTGGCGGCAGGAGTGATGCTTGCCTTCCAAGGGATTCCAACTATGACCGTGGTTATGGATGGAGCGATGCGAACTATCGAGGCGGAAACCTCTTTAACGGCTGCCGCGCTGGGGATGAACCCCATACAGAACCTGAATCGTGTCGTGATTCCCGCTTCCCGGTCCTGGTTGCTGTCAGCCGCGATCCTCGGATTTGGACGAGCTTTGGGAGATGCCCTACTGCCGACGATGCTGGCCGGAAACGCCGTGCAATTCGCATCTACGCCTCTGGATTCCATGCGGTCCCTCACCGCGCACATCAGTCTGGTCCTTTCTTCGAATATCGGTGGAGGCGAGAATCTTTCTTTATTGCTGGCTGGAGGTTTGCTTCTCGCGGGCAGCGCGGCCGTCAGTCTCCTGGCGCTTTTTTCAAAACAGGAAACCCATGGACGATGA
- a CDS encoding acetamidase/formamidase family protein codes for MNLDQSAPVSSGHTDHYLKRHSVIHSMSRANNPALYMCSGETVTVETYDCFHDQLLDPQAVFEDIDFSKLNPATGPIYVEEAAPGTMLKIDILDILLNEWGCTEIDREYGTLADLVEQPVVRRIPVRQGKVHFSEHLRLDLHPMIGVIGVAPEDGEVATDCPASHGGNMDCTLIAPGATLYLPVFVPGALFALGDLHACMGDGEIGGCGLEVAGQVKLRLSILHQRVQGFPIVANATELAVIASEATIENAWTLAVRQMYTLLRNETSLSSDEVIMLLSLCGNLAICQTVNPQKTVRMSIPLRYALDSGYSK; via the coding sequence ATGAACTTGGATCAATCCGCGCCGGTGTCCAGCGGTCATACCGATCACTATTTGAAACGACACAGCGTTATCCACTCTATGAGTCGCGCCAACAACCCGGCGCTGTATATGTGTTCTGGGGAAACTGTAACAGTGGAAACTTATGATTGTTTCCATGATCAATTGCTGGATCCACAGGCTGTCTTCGAAGATATCGATTTTTCGAAGCTCAACCCTGCTACCGGACCTATCTACGTAGAAGAGGCCGCTCCGGGAACCATGCTGAAGATCGACATACTAGACATACTATTGAATGAATGGGGCTGTACGGAAATTGATCGAGAATATGGAACTTTGGCCGACCTCGTCGAGCAACCTGTTGTCCGGCGTATTCCGGTGCGACAAGGAAAGGTTCATTTCAGCGAACACTTGCGGTTGGACCTGCATCCGATGATTGGTGTAATCGGCGTAGCGCCTGAAGACGGAGAAGTCGCGACGGATTGTCCCGCCTCCCATGGCGGCAATATGGATTGCACTTTGATCGCTCCGGGTGCCACGTTGTATTTACCTGTTTTTGTCCCAGGCGCGCTGTTTGCCCTAGGGGATTTACACGCCTGTATGGGCGATGGTGAAATCGGAGGTTGTGGTTTAGAGGTCGCCGGACAGGTAAAATTGCGATTGAGCATACTCCATCAGCGCGTACAGGGCTTTCCTATTGTAGCCAACGCGACTGAGCTAGCTGTGATCGCCTCCGAGGCCACAATAGAAAACGCGTGGACCCTGGCTGTACGACAAATGTACACTTTGCTGCGAAACGAAACCAGCTTATCCTCAGATGAAGTCATCATGTTGCTTTCTCTTTGTGGGAATTTGGCTATTTGTCAAACGGTAAATCCCCAAAAAACTGTGCGCATGTCCATTCCGCTTCGATACGCGCTGGATAGCGGCTATAGTAAGTAG
- a CDS encoding NCS2 family permease — MKRGFIDGYFMISERGSTVWTEILGGVVTFMAMAYILVVHPSIMAAGGKGMPREAVFTATAIIAAASTILMGFWAKLPFALAPGMGSNVIMIGLVTAGLATWQQGIGMVVISGALFMLVSYPFLRPLQLFGVQDKKILDFNLRKMVVDAIPISVKFGVSFCIGLQLVILGAGSSGIRLALVENNAFVLGNLTDPRLILGIVGLIVILAMVFLQRKDGRSLVPGGYLIGMLLITAAAIYLQMVRTPEAMVQTPPSVLPVFWAFDFKGAWALEYLPYVLVFFMGDFFSTAGTALACAEKAGLMDEKGNVPKLNEVFWVDSLATVVGAFFGLTVVTTFVESSAGVESGAKTGFASLVTGILFIASLFLSPLFLMIPPIATGAALIAVGIGMMMGIRRIVAQTQNDQLELISVLLMASYYALLRNVAGAMCFGIVMNTVLKSIQYTYRRPPLDWVKLTSGIGLFLLGISYFAVQIWSR, encoded by the coding sequence ATGAAGCGTGGTTTCATCGACGGGTATTTCATGATTTCGGAGCGCGGGAGCACTGTCTGGACGGAGATTTTGGGCGGAGTTGTAACTTTCATGGCTATGGCCTATATTTTAGTGGTTCACCCCAGCATCATGGCTGCCGGCGGGAAGGGAATGCCCAGAGAAGCGGTGTTCACGGCGACGGCGATAATTGCCGCAGCGTCGACGATCCTCATGGGTTTTTGGGCGAAACTCCCTTTCGCCTTGGCTCCGGGTATGGGCAGCAACGTGATCATGATCGGGCTGGTGACGGCGGGCTTGGCCACGTGGCAGCAAGGGATCGGCATGGTGGTCATTTCGGGCGCCTTATTCATGCTGGTGAGCTATCCTTTTCTCAGACCGCTGCAGCTCTTCGGCGTTCAGGATAAAAAGATTCTGGACTTCAATCTGCGGAAGATGGTGGTGGACGCCATCCCTATTAGCGTAAAATTCGGCGTCAGTTTCTGTATTGGCCTGCAATTGGTGATTTTGGGAGCGGGTTCGTCGGGTATCCGCCTAGCTCTGGTGGAAAATAACGCCTTCGTGCTGGGAAACCTAACGGACCCTCGATTGATTTTGGGCATTGTGGGTCTGATCGTTATTTTGGCGATGGTGTTTTTGCAGAGAAAGGACGGACGTTCGCTGGTCCCGGGCGGCTACCTCATTGGGATGCTGCTGATCACGGCGGCGGCCATCTATCTGCAAATGGTGAGAACGCCGGAAGCAATGGTCCAAACCCCACCCAGTGTTCTGCCGGTTTTCTGGGCCTTCGACTTCAAAGGCGCTTGGGCGCTGGAGTATTTGCCCTACGTTTTGGTGTTTTTCATGGGCGACTTTTTCTCGACGGCGGGCACTGCCCTCGCCTGTGCGGAAAAAGCCGGTCTGATGGATGAAAAAGGCAACGTGCCCAAGCTGAACGAGGTTTTTTGGGTGGATTCGCTGGCGACCGTAGTAGGGGCGTTCTTCGGCCTCACGGTGGTGACCACTTTCGTGGAGTCCAGCGCGGGCGTGGAGTCGGGCGCCAAAACGGGTTTCGCCTCCTTGGTCACTGGAATTCTGTTCATCGCGTCGCTGTTTTTGTCCCCTCTCTTTTTGATGATTCCACCCATCGCCACGGGAGCGGCTTTAATCGCCGTGGGCATCGGGATGATGATGGGGATACGTCGTATTGTGGCTCAGACCCAAAATGACCAACTAGAGTTGATTTCCGTGCTGCTGATGGCCTCCTATTATGCGCTTCTGCGCAATGTCGCTGGAGCGATGTGTTTCGGCATCGTTATGAATACGGTGCTTAAGTCCATTCAGTACACCTACCGCCGGCCCCCGTTGGATTGGGTGAAACTCACGTCGGGCATCGGACTGTTTTTATTGGGAATCAGTTATTTTGCCGTCCAAATTTGGTCACGATAA
- a CDS encoding ATP-binding cassette domain-containing protein: MSDFILEMKNIVKTFPGVRALDNVSFQVKRGEIHCLVGENGAGKSTLMKVLSGVYPFGSYDGGIYLDGSLVRFQSIRDSEKAGVAIIYQELAQFPELSVYENIFMGHEIMNGRVIDWNKTIVRAGEILRRVRLDVNPATKIIRLSVGQRQLIEIAKALSRDVSLLIFDEPTAALNESDSASLLDLIRELKSQGITCIMISHKLKEIVSIADSITVLRDGSTVCSFDVADGSISEGEIIRHMVGREINEIYPKRQRTEFGEICFELKNWSVIDPVTGRETLHDVNINVRKGEIVGLAGLMGSGRTELALSLFGNTRAYRITNGELTVNGKRVRFAHPGDAIKNGVAYVTEDRKRNGLILIQDIRFNITIAALEKLVEGIVLNLNEEIRMANDYRERVNIKATGIHQAVGNLSGGNQQKTSLAKWLFATPEILILDEPTRGIDVGAKFEIYTLMNRLVEQGMSIIMISSELPEILGMSDRLYVMSEGTIAGEISAAEATERKVMEIATGTMKISAISEISEASV, encoded by the coding sequence GTGAGCGATTTCATTCTCGAAATGAAAAACATCGTCAAGACATTCCCTGGAGTGCGTGCACTGGATAACGTCAGTTTTCAGGTCAAACGCGGAGAAATTCACTGTCTTGTGGGGGAGAACGGAGCCGGCAAATCTACCCTCATGAAGGTGTTATCCGGTGTTTATCCGTTTGGTTCTTATGATGGGGGTATCTATTTAGACGGTTCGCTCGTGCGTTTTCAGTCGATCAGGGACAGCGAAAAAGCGGGCGTCGCCATCATCTATCAGGAACTGGCACAGTTTCCCGAACTCTCGGTTTACGAAAATATTTTTATGGGGCATGAAATAATGAATGGACGCGTGATCGACTGGAACAAGACGATTGTCCGCGCCGGAGAAATCCTGAGGCGCGTCCGTCTCGACGTCAATCCCGCGACCAAGATCATACGACTCAGCGTGGGGCAGCGGCAACTGATCGAGATAGCCAAAGCGCTCTCCAGGGATGTCAGTCTGCTGATCTTCGATGAGCCCACCGCCGCGCTCAACGAAAGCGACAGCGCCAGCCTTCTCGATCTGATCAGAGAGCTCAAGTCACAGGGAATCACCTGCATCATGATTTCCCACAAACTCAAAGAGATTGTTTCCATAGCGGACAGCATCACCGTCCTGAGAGATGGAAGCACCGTCTGTTCTTTTGACGTCGCCGACGGCTCTATTTCGGAGGGCGAGATCATACGGCACATGGTGGGCCGCGAGATAAACGAAATTTATCCGAAACGCCAGCGTACCGAGTTCGGAGAGATATGCTTCGAGCTGAAAAATTGGTCCGTGATCGACCCTGTCACCGGACGAGAGACCCTGCACGACGTCAATATAAACGTGCGCAAAGGCGAAATAGTTGGACTGGCGGGTCTTATGGGATCCGGACGCACGGAACTCGCGCTCAGTCTGTTCGGAAACACTCGCGCCTATCGCATCACGAACGGTGAATTGACCGTGAATGGCAAACGGGTGAGATTCGCGCATCCCGGGGACGCCATCAAAAACGGCGTGGCTTACGTGACCGAGGACCGAAAGCGCAATGGATTGATTTTAATCCAGGATATTCGTTTCAACATCACGATTGCGGCTCTGGAAAAGCTGGTAGAAGGAATCGTCCTCAACCTGAACGAGGAAATCCGGATGGCAAACGACTACAGGGAGCGAGTCAACATCAAAGCGACGGGCATTCATCAGGCAGTCGGCAATCTGTCCGGCGGAAATCAGCAGAAGACGTCTTTGGCCAAATGGCTTTTCGCGACTCCTGAGATACTCATTCTGGACGAGCCGACCCGCGGCATCGACGTCGGCGCGAAATTCGAGATTTACACGCTGATGAACAGGCTGGTGGAACAAGGTATGAGCATCATCATGATATCCTCCGAACTTCCGGAAATCCTGGGAATGAGTGATCGGCTGTACGTCATGTCCGAGGGAACCATCGCCGGAGAAATTTCAGCGGCAGAGGCCACGGAGCGGAAGGTAATGGAGATTGCAACCGGAACCATGAAAATATCGGCAATATCGGAGATATCGGAGGCGTCGGTATGA
- a CDS encoding phosphate ABC transporter substrate-binding protein PstS family protein, translated as MNLKKALIVAFVLSLFTAAAFAAPLDVFKDIKGALDIAGGTAHIPVMKQAAQEIMTAYPNIRITVAGGGSGVGVKQVGEGLVGIGNTGRPLKDSEIAEFGLKTFPFAIDGVAVTVNPANPVKEMTSAQVSDIYSSKITDWKELGGEAGKINVYGREDGSGTRETFTEKILGETELAPSVNVVASNGAMKTAVAQDKRAIGYVGIGHIEDSITGVVLDGMVPSQENAADGTYKIVRNLYMNTKGEPTGLTAAFIGYIYSKDGAKIIEDNGYIPIPKD; from the coding sequence ATGAACCTGAAAAAAGCTCTGATCGTTGCTTTTGTGCTTTCTCTTTTTACGGCGGCGGCATTTGCCGCGCCTCTAGACGTCTTCAAAGATATCAAAGGCGCCTTGGACATTGCGGGAGGGACCGCCCATATTCCTGTCATGAAGCAGGCGGCTCAGGAGATTATGACCGCTTATCCCAATATTCGAATCACCGTTGCGGGCGGCGGTTCAGGTGTCGGAGTGAAACAGGTGGGAGAGGGCCTCGTTGGAATCGGCAACACTGGAAGGCCGCTCAAGGACAGCGAAATTGCCGAGTTCGGTTTGAAGACTTTTCCTTTTGCTATTGACGGAGTCGCTGTGACGGTCAACCCCGCCAATCCCGTTAAGGAAATGACATCCGCGCAGGTCTCCGACATCTACTCCAGCAAAATAACGGACTGGAAGGAACTTGGTGGTGAGGCAGGTAAAATCAACGTCTACGGACGTGAGGACGGCAGCGGCACCCGAGAAACCTTCACCGAAAAAATACTGGGAGAAACCGAACTGGCCCCATCCGTCAACGTCGTTGCTTCCAATGGCGCGATGAAAACAGCCGTTGCTCAGGATAAAAGAGCCATCGGTTACGTCGGAATCGGACATATTGAGGACTCCATTACGGGCGTGGTCTTGGACGGAATGGTGCCCTCGCAGGAAAACGCCGCTGACGGTACCTATAAGATCGTGCGTAACCTCTATATGAATACCAAAGGAGAACCTACCGGCTTAACTGCGGCTTTCATCGGCTATATCTACAGCAAGGATGGGGCGAAGATCATCGAAGATAACGGCTATATTCCTATCCCCAAAGACTGA
- a CDS encoding amino acid racemase: MALKLEKTLGILGGMGPAATAEFLRLLAQDVPAQCDQEHPRVLLLSEPATPDRSRAIRGEGEDPTPLLRRGVERLIEWGAEVLAVPCNTAHFFIDRFRQNLTVPLIHIVEATVNQAKKRSDGGAWLLSTCGTRQSGLYAEYAHRVGYRFLDPTDEEQERVQQSLTYVKAGRISEAGVVLREVIEALWKRNDTLIVTACTELPLAYASSGLPPEKEISSLQALSAGCVEFLYPSTLS; encoded by the coding sequence ATGGCTTTGAAACTGGAAAAAACCTTGGGGATTCTGGGCGGCATGGGACCGGCGGCGACGGCTGAATTTTTAAGGCTCTTGGCGCAAGACGTTCCAGCCCAATGTGATCAGGAGCATCCCCGTGTTCTTTTACTATCGGAACCCGCTACGCCGGACCGGAGCCGGGCGATTCGTGGAGAAGGCGAAGACCCCACGCCCTTGCTGCGGCGAGGAGTGGAGCGCCTAATCGAGTGGGGAGCGGAGGTTTTGGCTGTTCCTTGCAACACGGCGCATTTTTTCATTGATCGCTTTCGGCAAAACTTGACCGTGCCCCTCATTCATATTGTCGAGGCGACGGTAAATCAGGCGAAGAAGCGGAGCGATGGAGGCGCGTGGCTTCTCTCCACCTGCGGAACTCGGCAGAGCGGTCTCTACGCCGAGTACGCGCACCGGGTGGGTTATCGGTTTCTGGACCCCACGGATGAAGAACAGGAGCGCGTACAGCAAAGCCTAACCTACGTCAAGGCTGGGCGAATCTCGGAGGCGGGAGTGGTCCTGCGTGAGGTCATAGAGGCGCTGTGGAAGCGGAATGACACGTTGATCGTCACGGCTTGTACGGAGCTGCCCTTAGCTTACGCCTCATCCGGTCTTCCTCCAGAAAAGGAGATTTCCAGCCTCCAGGCCCTCAGCGCAGGCTGCGTTGAATTTCTCTATCCCAGCACCCTATCATGA